From the genome of Chelonoidis abingdonii isolate Lonesome George chromosome 25, CheloAbing_2.0, whole genome shotgun sequence, one region includes:
- the LOC116817031 gene encoding uncharacterized protein LOC116817031 isoform X2 yields MRFGETSCRSAMSMSYPWTLAQAAQGANDTQVTDSEPHAANMLDSLVTLARAGIAAGLTKRSRYPSDQGVWVRVSVMVGFIPIAVGATVGLGVASIAVPAALGAAGFTGAGIVAGTLASKMMSAAAVANGGGVAAGSTVAVLQSVETAAATCLLLVLPSQQTALTIHLAGG; encoded by the exons ATGAGATTTGGCGAGACATCTTGCAGATCAGCTATGAGTATGAGTTATCCCTGGACACTAGCTCAGGCTGCACAAGG GGCTAACGATACCCAGGTGACAGACTCAGAGCCACACGCAGCAAACATGCTTG ACAGTCTTGTTACTCTGGCTAGAGCAGGCATTGCAGCAG GGCTGACGAAGCGGAGCCGCTATCCCAGTGATCAGGGCGTGTGGGTCAGAGTCTCAGTCATGGTTG GATTTATCCCTATTGCTGTTGGAGCAACTGTTGGATTAG GCGTTGCCAGCATTGCTGTCCCAGCAGCACTTGGGGCAGCAGGCTTTACTGGAGCAGGCATTGTAGCTGGGACCCTTGCTTCCAAGATGATGTCAGCAGCGGCCGTAGCCAATGGAGGAGGGGTAGCCGCTGGAAGTACTGTGGCAGTGCTGCAATCTGTGG AAACAGCCGCTGCAACCTGCCTCTTGCTTGTTCTGCCTTCTCAACAAACAGCCCTTACAATCCATTTGGCTGGTGGCTGA
- the LOC116817031 gene encoding uncharacterized protein LOC116817031 isoform X1, protein MRFGETSCRSAMSMSYPWTLAQAAQGANDTQVTDSEPHAANMLDSLVTLARAGIAAGLTKRSRYPSDQGVWVRVSVMVGFIPIAVGATVGLGVASIAVPAALGAAGFTGAGIVAGTLASKMMSAAAVANGGGVAAGSTVAVLQSVGAAGLSLATKGAVAAVGGVLGFFFPK, encoded by the exons ATGAGATTTGGCGAGACATCTTGCAGATCAGCTATGAGTATGAGTTATCCCTGGACACTAGCTCAGGCTGCACAAGG GGCTAACGATACCCAGGTGACAGACTCAGAGCCACACGCAGCAAACATGCTTG ACAGTCTTGTTACTCTGGCTAGAGCAGGCATTGCAGCAG GGCTGACGAAGCGGAGCCGCTATCCCAGTGATCAGGGCGTGTGGGTCAGAGTCTCAGTCATGGTTG GATTTATCCCTATTGCTGTTGGAGCAACTGTTGGATTAG GCGTTGCCAGCATTGCTGTCCCAGCAGCACTTGGGGCAGCAGGCTTTACTGGAGCAGGCATTGTAGCTGGGACCCTTGCTTCCAAGATGATGTCAGCAGCGGCCGTAGCCAATGGAGGAGGGGTAGCCGCTGGAAGTACTGTGGCAGTGCTGCAATCTGTGG GTGCTGCAGGTCTTTCTCTTGCTACAAAAGGGGCGGTGGCAGCTGTTGGGGGAGTACTTGGATTCTTCTTTCCAAAGTGA
- the LOC116817031 gene encoding interferon alpha-inducible protein 27-like protein 2A isoform X3 produces MLDSLVTLARAGIAAGLTKRSRYPSDQGVWVRVSVMVGFIPIAVGATVGLGVASIAVPAALGAAGFTGAGIVAGTLASKMMSAAAVANGGGVAAGSTVAVLQSVGAAGLSLATKGAVAAVGGVLGFFFPK; encoded by the exons ATGCTTG ACAGTCTTGTTACTCTGGCTAGAGCAGGCATTGCAGCAG GGCTGACGAAGCGGAGCCGCTATCCCAGTGATCAGGGCGTGTGGGTCAGAGTCTCAGTCATGGTTG GATTTATCCCTATTGCTGTTGGAGCAACTGTTGGATTAG GCGTTGCCAGCATTGCTGTCCCAGCAGCACTTGGGGCAGCAGGCTTTACTGGAGCAGGCATTGTAGCTGGGACCCTTGCTTCCAAGATGATGTCAGCAGCGGCCGTAGCCAATGGAGGAGGGGTAGCCGCTGGAAGTACTGTGGCAGTGCTGCAATCTGTGG GTGCTGCAGGTCTTTCTCTTGCTACAAAAGGGGCGGTGGCAGCTGTTGGGGGAGTACTTGGATTCTTCTTTCCAAAGTGA